One Synergistaceae bacterium genomic window carries:
- a CDS encoding RelA/SpoT domain-containing protein yields MDKHRTNEIGLRYVESLTLYEEYAKRIRNLIQDLVELEGVEFYAIEGWAKSPADLLRTLTTIDESDLTGIDLVTVRVLLRFPEDVLKIEELIKTEFDIDPARSVPSSGLEDPFRFGYPAVIYILSLSESRANLREWAKYKDLSFRLELPTMLQEAWATIFPRVNRTVGAISEKKLTRELVLLAGLLETADKGFLNLRNEIKDESVLIPPSNNNNKQQSIDAEKLFTDEDLYNLFREDNNILAKWNAAAIEAGFPEFTPDSKYLRESFNYLCSILRAAGLDTISEVKKFLADMEIDNKGLQQLRTIHDTFKQDNKNWRMDPFSALFLLVLNFKWDDLKNKDLIKLNIKKGSDRITGNTGGN; encoded by the coding sequence ATGGATAAACACAGAACTAACGAAATAGGATTAAGATATGTCGAGAGCTTGACACTTTATGAAGAGTACGCGAAAAGAATCCGGAATTTAATTCAGGATTTAGTCGAGCTTGAAGGAGTCGAATTTTACGCAATAGAAGGCTGGGCAAAGAGTCCGGCGGATTTGCTGCGGACACTGACGACTATAGACGAAAGCGATTTAACAGGAATTGACCTCGTAACAGTAAGAGTCTTGCTGCGATTCCCTGAAGACGTGCTGAAAATTGAAGAGTTAATAAAGACAGAATTTGATATTGACCCGGCTCGTTCTGTACCATCAAGCGGCTTAGAAGATCCCTTCAGATTCGGCTATCCTGCAGTAATATATATTTTGTCGCTTTCTGAGTCACGTGCTAATTTGAGAGAATGGGCGAAATATAAAGATTTGAGCTTCAGGCTCGAATTACCCACGATGTTACAGGAGGCATGGGCGACGATATTCCCGCGCGTTAATCGAACTGTAGGGGCGATCTCGGAGAAAAAATTGACTCGTGAACTTGTTTTGTTAGCCGGTTTGCTTGAGACTGCTGATAAAGGATTCTTAAATTTGCGCAACGAGATAAAAGACGAGTCCGTGTTAATCCCTCCCAGTAATAATAACAATAAGCAGCAATCAATCGACGCAGAAAAATTATTTACAGACGAAGACTTGTATAATTTATTCAGGGAAGATAATAATATTCTCGCAAAATGGAACGCAGCAGCAATTGAGGCAGGATTCCCGGAATTCACACCGGATTCAAAATATCTGCGTGAGAGCTTTAATTATTTATGCAGCATTTTACGAGCGGCGGGGCTTGATACTATTTCAGAAGTTAAAAAATTTCTCGCTGATATGGAAATCGATAATAAAGGCCTTCAGCAATTACGGACTATTCATGACACTTTCAAGCAAGATAATAAAAATTGGCGTATGGATCCATTCTCGGCGTTGTTCCTGCTCGTGCTAAATTTCAAGTGGGACGATCTCAAGAATAAAGATTTAATCAAGCTCAACATCAAAAAAGGCTCAGACAGAATCACAGGAAATACAGGAGGAAATTAA